A DNA window from Thiopseudomonas alkaliphila contains the following coding sequences:
- the murA gene encoding UDP-N-acetylglucosamine 1-carboxyvinyltransferase has translation MDKLLITGGGRLDGEIRISGAKNAALPILAATLLADEPVTIGNLPHLHDITTMIELFGRMGIEPVIDEKLSVEIDPRSITTLVAPYELVKTMRASILVLGPMVAHFGQAEVALPGGCAIGSRPVDLHIRGLEALGAEIVVEDGYIKAKAPKEGLRGGNFFFDIVSVTGTENIMMAATLAKGRTVLENAAREPEIVDLANCLNAMGAKVSGAGTDTIVIEGVERLHSATYQVMPDRIETGTFLVAAAATGGRVKLKDTDPTILEAVLVKLQEAGAKITTGDDWIELDMEGKRPKAVNLRTAPYPAFPTDMQAQFIAMNAVAEGTGTVIETIFENRFMHVLEMQRMGAKIQIEGNTAISQGVERLKAAPVMATDLRASASLVIAALMADGETLIDRIYHIDRGYECIEEKMQLLGAKIRRVPG, from the coding sequence ATGGACAAATTACTGATTACAGGCGGTGGTCGCCTTGATGGTGAAATTCGTATTTCTGGCGCAAAAAATGCGGCCTTACCGATTCTAGCGGCAACGCTGTTGGCTGATGAGCCAGTCACCATTGGCAATCTGCCGCATCTACATGACATCACCACCATGATCGAGCTGTTTGGTCGCATGGGTATTGAGCCTGTGATTGATGAAAAGCTCAGTGTGGAAATTGATCCGCGCAGCATCACTACGTTGGTGGCGCCTTACGAGCTGGTTAAAACCATGCGTGCTTCGATTTTGGTGTTAGGTCCGATGGTGGCTCATTTCGGTCAGGCTGAAGTGGCACTACCTGGTGGTTGCGCGATTGGTTCGCGCCCAGTAGATTTGCACATCCGGGGGCTGGAGGCGTTAGGTGCTGAGATTGTTGTAGAGGACGGCTATATCAAAGCTAAGGCGCCCAAAGAGGGCTTGCGTGGTGGTAACTTCTTCTTTGATATTGTCAGCGTGACCGGAACCGAAAATATCATGATGGCAGCCACCTTGGCTAAAGGGCGCACGGTGCTGGAAAATGCTGCCCGTGAACCAGAAATTGTCGATCTAGCCAACTGCTTAAACGCCATGGGTGCTAAAGTAAGTGGCGCAGGTACCGATACCATTGTGATTGAAGGGGTAGAGCGTTTACATAGTGCTACCTATCAGGTCATGCCAGACCGTATCGAGACCGGAACCTTTCTAGTGGCAGCAGCTGCAACCGGTGGCCGGGTTAAGTTAAAAGATACTGATCCGACGATCCTAGAGGCCGTCTTGGTCAAGCTACAAGAAGCTGGCGCAAAAATTACCACTGGTGATGACTGGATTGAGCTGGATATGGAAGGTAAGCGGCCAAAGGCTGTGAACCTACGTACCGCACCTTATCCTGCATTTCCAACCGATATGCAGGCGCAGTTTATTGCGATGAATGCGGTTGCTGAAGGCACCGGCACGGTGATTGAAACCATCTTTGAAAACCGCTTTATGCATGTATTAGAAATGCAACGCATGGGCGCTAAAATTCAAATTGAAGGCAATACTGCCATCTCACAAGGTGTTGAGCGTTTAAAAGCAGCGCCAGTAATGGCCACTGACTTACGCGCCTCGGCCAGTTTAGTGATTGCCGCATTAATGGCAGATGGTGAAACTTTAATTGATCGTATTTACCACATTGACCGTGGTTATGAGTGCATTGAAGAAAAAATGCAGTTGTTAGGTGCAAAAATCCGTCGAGTACCGGGCTAG
- a CDS encoding BolA family protein codes for MYSQEVKQAIEQQLDNVEVVLDGSGCDFCLNIISDELAALSPVKRQQAVYAVINPWIADGRVHAVSMKFFSKDAWASRA; via the coding sequence ATGTACTCACAAGAAGTTAAACAAGCCATTGAACAGCAGCTCGACAACGTAGAGGTTGTGCTAGATGGTTCAGGCTGTGATTTTTGCTTAAATATTATTAGTGATGAATTGGCGGCATTAAGTCCGGTTAAACGTCAGCAAGCGGTATATGCGGTAATTAATCCATGGATTGCGGATGGCCGAGTTCACGCGGTCAGCATGAAATTTTTTAGTAAAGACGCTTGGGCATCCCGAGCCTAA